From Aedes albopictus strain Foshan chromosome 1, AalbF5, whole genome shotgun sequence, one genomic window encodes:
- the LOC134285569 gene encoding carbonic anhydrase 2-like has product MKLAKLQRQWVLLNTLVIVPWISCQRLDAHRSSHRNAEFPAVRPRRAVSFRNDDTRRVGLFGDFDSAEVDYNPSPSRARFGFNRDFYFDYSRDLPATTTRRSLPLVRERPRNNEAAGGEEFSYREKDKNGPSNWDKIAPQCGGKYQSPIMLNTSSALFVRNKRPLQLVGQTNLPQSIRLQNDGHSAKFTYNWRNGERPYLRGGPLKTKYFFEQFHFHWGSNSSVGSEHVLDFHRYPMELHLLFYNSLYSSFEDARNEVDGLVVVGLFYELYEVNDEPLNTWTRFLQEIVNPESEYTIQFIDTFPLYDLIGDVEWPYFSYEGSLTTPPCLETVTWIVSAKPLLITPREIREFRKIRSRSGPMVNNYRPVQKLYNRRVYRY; this is encoded by the exons ATGAAGCTTGCCAAACTGCAACGACAATGGGTGCTGCTGAACACGTTGGTGATCGTGCCGTGGATTTCATGTCAGA GACTCGATGCACACCGCAGCAGCCATCGAAACGCCGAATTCCCGGCGGTTCGACCAAGACGGGCTGTATCCTTCCGAAATGACGATACTCGGCGGGTCGGTCTATTCGGGGACTTCGACAGCGCTGAAGTCGACTACAACCCATCGCCCAGTCGGGCGCGTTTTGGTTTCAACCGAGATTTTTATTTCGACTACTCTCGGGACTTACCCGCCACCACCACACGTCGTAGTCTCCCGCTGGTTCGGGAGCGCCCCCGAAACAATGAGGCCGCAGGAGGCGAAGAGTTTTCCTACCGGGAAAAGGACAAGAACGGACCATCCAACTGGGACAAGATTGCACCGCAGTGCGGTGGCAAATACCAGAGCCCGATCATGCTGAACACGAGTAGCGCACTATTTGTCAGGAACAAGAGGCCTTTACAGCTGGTCGGTCAAACCAATCTTCCTCAATCGATCCGGCTGCAAAACGACGGCCATTCGGCCAAGTTCACCTACAATTGGCGCAACGGAGAACGCCCGTACCTCCGTGGAGGTCCCCTCAAGACCAAGTACTTCTTTGAGCAGTTCCACTTCCACTGGGGATCGAACAGCTCGGTTGGATCGGAGCACGTTCTGGACTTCCACCGATACCCAATGGAGTTGCATCTGCTCTTCTACAATTCCCTGTACTCCTCATTCGAAGACGCCCGAAACGAAGTGGACGGCCTGGTGGTGGTGGGTCTTTTCTACGAACTGTACGAAGTCAATGACGAACCGCTCAACACTTGGACCCGTTTCCTGCAGGAAATCGTTAACCCCGAATCGGAGTACACCATCCAGTTCATCGACACGTTCCCGCTGTACGACCTGATCGGAGACGTCGAGTGGCCGTACTTCTCGTACGAGGGAAGTCTGACAACGCCGCCATGTCTGGAGACGGTAACGTGGATCGTGTCGGCCAAACCGCTGCTGATTACACCACGGGAAATCCGAGAATTCCGAAAGATTCGATCCCGAAGTGGTCCCATGGTAAACAACTACCGTCCGGTTCAGAAGCTGTACAATCGCCGAGTCTACCGATACTAG